A portion of the Pithys albifrons albifrons isolate INPA30051 chromosome 1, PitAlb_v1, whole genome shotgun sequence genome contains these proteins:
- the SERPINH1 gene encoding serpin H1 gives MWVLLGVALCGLAAAVPSEDRKLSDKATTLAERSTTLAFNLYHAMAKDKDMENILLSPVVVASSLGLVSLGGKAGTASQAKAVLSADKLNDEYVHSGLSELLNEVSNSTARNVTWKIGSRLYGPASITFTDDFVKSSKKHYNYEHSKINFRDKRSALKSINEWAAQTTDGKLPEVTKDVEKTDGALIVNAMFFKPHWDEKFHHKMVDNRGFMVTRSYTVGVPMMHRTGLYNYYDDEAEKLQVVEMPLAHKLSSMIFIMPNHVEPLERVEKLLNKEQLKTWAGKMKKRSVAISLPKVVLEVSHDLQKHLGGLGLTEAIDKTKADLSKISGKKDLYLSNVFHAAALEWDTDGNPYDADIYGREEMRNPKLFYADHPFIFMIKDTKTNSILFIGRLVRPKGDKMRDEL, from the exons ATGTGGGTTCTGCTGGGGGTTGCCCTGTGCGGGCTGGCCGCAGCCGTGCCCTCGGAGGACAGGAAGCTCAGCGACAAGGCCACCACGCTGGCCGAGCGCAGCACCACGCTGGCCTTCAACCTCTACCACGCCATGGCCAAGGACAAGGACATGGAGAACATCCTGCTGTCCCCCGTGGTCGTGGCCTCCTCGCTGGGCCTCGTGTCACTCGGGGGCAAGGCGGGCACGGCGTCGCAGGCCAAGGCGGTGCTGAGCGCGGACAAGCTGAACGACGAGTACGTGCACAGCGGCCTGTCCGAGCTGCTCAACGAGGTGAGCAACAGCACCGCCCGCAACGTCACCTGGAAGATCGGGAGCCGCCTCTACGGCCCCGCCTCCATCACCTTCACCGACGACTTCGTGAAGAGCAGCAAGAAGCACTACAACTATGAGCACTCCAAGATCAACTTCCGCGACAAGAGGAGCGCCCTGAAGTCCATCAATGAGTGGGCAGCTCAGACCACGGATGGGAAACTCCCCGAGGTCACAAAGGATGTGGAGAAGACTGACGGTGCCCTCATTGTCAATGCCATGTTCTTCAAGC cTCACTGGGATGAGAAGTTCCACCATAAGATGGTGGACAACCGTGGCTTCATGGTGACCCGTTCCTACACCGTGGGAGTGCCCATGATGCACCGCACAG GTCTCTACAATTACTACGATGATGAGGCAGAGAAGCTCCAGGTGGTAGAGATGCCACTTGCTCACAAGCTCTCCAGCATGATCTTCATTATGCCAAACCACGTGGAGCCTCTGGAGAGGGTTGAGAAGCTGCTGAATAAGGAGCAGCTAAAGACCTGGGCTGGCAAGATGAAGAAGAGATCAGTGGCCATCTCACTGCCAAAAGTTGTCCTGGAAGTCAGCCATGACCTTCAG AAACACCTGGGTGGCCTGGGCCTGACAGAAGCCATTGACAAAACCAAGGCTGACCTGTCCAAGATCTCTGGCAAGAAGGACCTGTACCTGTCCAACGTGTTCCACGCCGCGGCCCTGGAGTGGGACACGGATGGGAACCCCTACGACGCCGACATCTACGGCCGGGAGGAGATGAGGAACCCCAAGCTCTTCTATGCTGACCACCCCTTCATCTTCATGATCAAGGACACTAAAACCAACTCCATTCTCTTCATTGGCCGGCTCGTGAGGCCCAAGGGCGACAAGATGCGGGATGAGTTGTAG
- the RPS3 gene encoding small ribosomal subunit protein uS3 — protein MAVQISKKRKFVADGIFKAELNEFLTRELAEDGYSGVEVRVTPTRTEIIILATRTQNVLGEKGRRIRELTAVVQKRFGFPEGSVELYAEKVATRGLCAIAQAESLRYKLLGGLAVRRACYGVLRFIMESGAKGCEVVVSGKLRGQRAKSMKFVDGLMIHSGDPVNYYVDTAVRHVLLRQGVLGIKVKIMLPWDPSGKIGPKKPLPDHVSIVEPKEEILPTTPISEQKGGKPEQPAMPQPVPTA, from the exons ATGGCGGTGCAGATCTCGAAGAAGCGCAAG TTTGTCGCTGATGGCATCTTCAAAGCTGAGCTCAACGAGTTCCTGACCCGGGAACTGGCTGAGGATGGGTACTCCGGGGTGGAAGTCCGGGTCACTCCCACCAGGACCGAGATCATCATCCTTGCCACAAG GACCCAGAATGTCCTGGGAGAGAAGGGACGCCGGATCCGGGAGCTGACAGCGGTAGTGCAGAAGAGGTTTGGATTCCCTGAAGGAAGTGTTGAG CTCTACGCTGAGAAGGTGGCCACCAGGGGCCTGTGTGCCATCGCCCAGGCCGAGTCCCTGCGCTACAAACTCCTGGGAGGGCTCGCCGTGCGCCG GGCCTGCTATGGTGTCCTGCGCTTCATCATGGAGAGTGGGGCCAAGGGCTGCGAGGTGGTGGTGTCGGGCAAGCTGCGGGGGCAGCGCGCCAAGTCCATGAAGTTCGTGGATGGTTTGATGATCCACAGTGGAGACCCCGTGAACTACTACGTGGACACAGCCGTGCGCCATGTGCTGCTGCGGCAGG GAGTACTGGGAATCAAAGTAAAGATTATGTTGCCTTGGGACCCAAGTGGAAAGATTGGCCCCAAAAAGCCTCTGCCAGACCACGTCAGCATCGTGGAACCCAAAGAAGAGATCTTGCCCACCACCCCCATCTCAGAGCAGAAAGGTGGCAAACCAGAGCAGCCAGCCATGCCTCAGCCTGTGCCCACGGCCTGA